Proteins from one Chroococcidiopsis sp. CCMEE 29 genomic window:
- a CDS encoding glycosyltransferase family 39 protein, whose amino-acid sequence MRLNKSVIALLLGGLLIRVVIAAWLYPGFDEAYYYLYTLNPDWSYFDHPPLVALTTGFGLWLTGDVSQFTIRLGTLILHTGALILLYLTSARLFSAKAGVLTLAIATIVPIFQVGFGVLTLPDTPLIFFWTASVCCAAYEFFPTGKYRPSYRLAIIGLLVGLACLGKYHGFVLGLGLIGFCLTSPRHRSALTSPWTLLGLGLFLVAISPMLIWNLQHEWVSFRFQSKRGVPTGDYKLLDVIATFLAGVAYLFPTIGLPLWWVSLQAGWVQITQPWMEKSLTADKDLGQKRLLILWVSLPLILGFTWLAGYRQILPSWPMPGFWGATLLLGQQAASWQKYSPRRVQRWLWGSGLVATSILLVALLHVATGTLQKPSNYALFGGFWPPQDDPSTQLIDIQQLRRGFAESPILSSALQNSSFVFTNRYYLGGQIAMALTPLAKTPITTFDEDIRGFAFWSRADQWLGKDALYVTADGFARRKKLMDKYRSYFNTMENIGSVPIRRGGAVTEVFQVYQAKTLLKPYPRPYGT is encoded by the coding sequence ATGAGGTTAAATAAGTCGGTTATTGCTTTGTTACTAGGAGGATTGCTGATCAGGGTTGTAATTGCAGCTTGGCTTTACCCCGGTTTTGATGAAGCTTACTACTACCTCTATACCCTAAATCCAGATTGGAGTTACTTCGATCATCCGCCGTTAGTTGCTCTGACGACTGGCTTTGGTTTGTGGCTAACAGGAGATGTTTCTCAATTTACAATCCGTTTGGGAACTCTGATTTTACATACAGGCGCTCTCATATTGCTGTATTTGACTAGCGCCAGATTATTTTCGGCAAAAGCTGGCGTTCTGACACTGGCGATCGCGACGATCGTGCCAATTTTTCAAGTTGGTTTCGGAGTCTTGACTTTACCCGACACTCCACTGATATTTTTCTGGACAGCCAGTGTATGCTGTGCTGCCTACGAGTTTTTTCCAACTGGTAAATATCGCCCTAGCTATCGGTTGGCAATCATCGGGTTACTGGTAGGTTTAGCCTGTTTAGGGAAATATCATGGCTTTGTGCTGGGATTAGGACTGATTGGTTTTTGTCTAACAAGTCCACGCCATCGTTCTGCCTTAACTTCACCCTGGACGTTGCTAGGGTTGGGATTATTTTTAGTGGCAATCTCGCCCATGCTGATTTGGAATCTGCAGCATGAGTGGGTATCTTTCCGCTTTCAATCGAAGCGAGGAGTTCCTACGGGTGACTACAAGCTGCTGGATGTAATTGCCACCTTTTTAGCTGGAGTTGCTTATCTTTTTCCCACAATTGGATTGCCGCTATGGTGGGTAAGTTTGCAGGCAGGTTGGGTACAAATTACTCAACCTTGGATGGAAAAATCGTTGACTGCTGACAAAGATTTAGGGCAAAAGCGATTATTGATTTTATGGGTGTCCTTACCCTTGATTTTAGGATTTACCTGGTTGGCAGGATACCGCCAAATTTTACCGAGTTGGCCGATGCCGGGATTTTGGGGAGCAACCTTGCTGTTGGGACAACAAGCAGCAAGCTGGCAAAAATACTCTCCCCGCCGGGTGCAGCGCTGGCTTTGGGGTTCTGGATTAGTAGCAACAAGCATTTTACTGGTTGCCTTACTACATGTGGCAACAGGAACTCTGCAAAAGCCCAGTAATTATGCTTTATTTGGTGGATTTTGGCCTCCTCAAGATGACCCCTCGACTCAATTGATTGATATTCAGCAATTAAGGCGTGGTTTCGCCGAATCACCCATTTTGAGTTCTGCTTTACAAAACTCTAGTTTTGTCTTTACCAATCGTTACTATCTTGGCGGGCAGATCGCTATGGCACTTACCCCCTTAGCAAAAACGCCAATTACTACTTTTGACGAGGATATACGGGGCTTTGCGTTTTGGTCCAGAGCCGATCAATGGTTAGGAAAAGATGCTTTATATGTGACTGCCGATGGTTTTGCTCGGCGGAAAAAGCTGATGGATAAATACCGGTCTTACTTCAACACCATGGAAAATATTGGCAGTGTGCCCATTCGCCGAGGTGGGGCAGTTACAGAAGTATTTCAGGTTTATCAGGCAAAAACACTCCTGAAGCCTTATCCTCGTCCTTATGGGACTTAG